The following are from one region of the Gossypium hirsutum isolate 1008001.06 chromosome D03, Gossypium_hirsutum_v2.1, whole genome shotgun sequence genome:
- the LOC107950889 gene encoding glutathione hydrolase 1 has translation MEEILQMLKILRVMTLMLWITVALLFFLVSPATSTEDGASASTKRRRQQIVARHGAVAADDGRCSTIGSNVLRHRGHAVDAAVAVSLCLGVVSPGSSGLGGGAFMLFREANGKTHVFDMRETAPMKASQNMYAGNATRKAKGGLSIGVPGQLAGLHLAWNQHGRLPWKRLVKPAENLARKGFKISPYLHMQMESSKSAIMSDKGLREVFTSNGDLLKVGDICYNKKLAKTLRKISVYGVETFYNGSIGFNLVNDIQEAGGILTITDLKKYKVKVREPITANILGLKIITMPLPSSGGVSMMLVLNILAQYAIPSGLSGSLGTHRLIEALKHAFAVRMNLGDPDFVKVSKVVADMLSPKFALELKKTINDNRTFGPNYYGGRWNQIHDHGTSHLSIVDTKRNAVSITNTVNGFFGSKILSPSTGIVLNNEMDDFSMPSNNSSGDTPPPAPPNFVHPGKRPLSSMTPTIVLKDEKLKAVVGASGGANIIAATTQVLLNHFALGMDPLLSVMAPRVYHQLIPNVVRYENWTSVIGDHFEVPETIRTDLRKKGHVLERATSATESQFIVHDLDGKGHGELVVVSDPRKGGFPAGF, from the exons ATGGAAGAAATTCTACAGATGTTAAAAATACTAAGAG TAATGACATTAATGTTGTGGATCACCGTTGcactcctcttcttcctggtctCCCCTGCAACTTCAACTGAGGATGGTGCAAGTGCCTCCACGAAACGGAGACGTCAGCAAATTGTTGCACGTCATGGCGCAGTTGCTGCTGATGATGGCCGATGTTCGACGATTGGGTCGAATGTTCTCCGGCACAGAGGTCATGCCGTCGATGCAGCGGTGGCTGTTTCCCTTTGCTTGGGGGTTGTAAGCCCAGGATCAAGTGGCTTAGGTGGAGGAGCCTTCATGCTATTCAGAGAAGCAAATGGGAAAACACACGTGTTTGACATGAGGGAAACAGCTCCAATGAAAGCTTCCCAG AACATGTATGCAGGCAATGCTACTCGAAAAGCCAAGGGTGGTCTCTCTATCGGAGTGCCAGGGCAACTTGCAGGCCTTCACCTAGCTTGGAACCAACATGGAAGGCTTCCATGGAAAAGACTGGTGAAACCAGCTGAGAATCTTGCTCGAAAAGGGTTCAAAATTTCTCCATATCTCCACATGCAGATGGAAAGCTCGAAATCAGCAATCATGTCAGATAAGGGGCTTAGAGAAGTCTTCACATCAAATGGGGATCTTTTGAAAGTGGGTGACATTTGTTATAACAAGAAGCTAGCAAAAACTCTTCGAAAGATTTCAGTATATGGGGTAGAAACTTTCTATAATGGATCCATCGGGTTTAATTTGGTAAACGATATTCAGGAAGCTGGTGGGATACTGACGATAACTGACTTGAAGAAGTATAAAGTTAAAGTAAGGGAACCCATTACAGCTAACATTCTAGGCCTTAAAATTATCACCATGCCACTGCCTTCCTCAGGGGGAGTTTCAATGATGCTA GTATTGAACATTCTTGCTCAATACGCAATCCCATCAGGCCTTTCAGGATCACTTGGAACCCATAGACTAATAgaagcattgaaacatgcatTTGCAGTAAGGATGAATTTAGGTGATCCTGATTTTGTAAAGGTGTCCAAAGTAGTAGCCGATATGCTTTCTCCCAAGTTTGCACTAGAGCTGAAGAAAACCATTAATGACAACAGGACTTTTGGCCCCAATTACTATGGTGGAAG GTGGAACCAGATCCATGACCATGGCACCAGTCATTTATCCATAGTGGATACCAAGAGAAACGCTGTATCCATAACTAATACAGTGAATGGATTTTTTGGTTCAAAAATACTGTCTCCAAGTACTGGTATAGTCCTCAATAATGAAATGGATGACTTCTCCATGCCAAGTAACAATAGCTCCGGAGACACCCCACCGCCGGCACCGCCCAACTTCGTCCACCCTGGCAAAAGGCCCTTATCGTCTATGACACCCACAATCGTTTTGAAG GATGAGAAGCTGAAAGCGGTGGTGGGTGCAAGTGGAGGAGCTAATATCATTGCAGCGACTACACAGGTTTTATTGAATCATTTTGCTCTGGGGATGGATCCACTCTTGTCTGTCATGGCACCAAGAGTCTACCAtcag CTGATACCCAACGTGGTGAGGTATGAGAATTGGACAAGTGTGATTGGTGACCATTTTGAAGTGCCTGAAACAATCAGGACAGACCTTCGAAAGAAGGGGCATGTCCTAGAACGCGCAACCAGTGCAACTGAGAGCCAATTTATAGTTCATGATTTAGATGGTAAGGGACATGGAGAACTTGTGGTAGTTAGTGACCCTAGAAAAGGAGGATTCCCTGCCGGTTTCTAA